A section of the Thunnus albacares chromosome 6, fThuAlb1.1, whole genome shotgun sequence genome encodes:
- the schip1 gene encoding schwannomin-interacting protein 1 isoform X6, whose translation MVHQENCSYQAQKNERESIRQKLALGSFFDDGPGIYTSCSKSGKPSLSSRLQSGMNLQICFVNDSGSDKDSDADDSKTETSLDTPLSPMSKQSSSYSDRDTTEDDSESLEDMDFLSRQKKLQAEAKLALAMAKPMAKMQVEVEKQNRKKSPVADLLPHMPHISECLMKRSLKPTDLRDMTLGQLQVIVNDLHSQIESLNEELVQLLVVRDELHMEQDAMLVDIEDLTRHAESQQKHLAERTLSK comes from the exons GCCCAAAAGAATGAGAGGGAGTCTATCAGGCAGAAGTTGGCCCTGGGCAGTTTCTTCGATGATGGGCCGGGCATCTACACCAGCTGCAGCAAGAGCGGCAAACCCAGTCTGTCCTCACG GCTGCAGAGCGGGATGAACTTACAGATCTGTTTTGTCAACGACAGCGGCAGCGACAAGGACAGCGATGCAGACGACAGCAAGACAGAGACCAGTCTGGACACACCTCTGTCACCCATG TCCAAGCAGAGTTCATCCTACTCAGACCGGGACACCACGGAGGACGACTCGGAGTCTCTGGAGGACATGGACTTCCTGAGTCGACAGAAGAAACTGCAGGCGGAGGCGAAGCTAGCGCTGGCTATGGCCAAGCCCATGGCTAAGatgcaggtggaggtggagaaaCAGAATCGCAAGAAATCACCAGTGGCCGACCTG CTCCCACACATGCCCCACATCAGTGAGTGTCTAATGAAGAGAAGCCTGAAGCCCACCGACTTGAGAGACATGACACTGGGACAGCTCCAGGTTATAGTCAATGATCTGCACTCCCAGATTGAAA GTCTGAATGAGGAGTTAGTACAGTTGCTAGTGGTCCGAGATGAGCTACACATGGAGCAAGATGCCATGCTGGTTGACATAGAGGACCTCACCAG GCATGCTGAGAGCCAGCAGAAACATTTGGCTGAGCGGACCCTATCCAAATAA
- the il12a gene encoding interleukin-12 subunit alpha produces the protein MANFNFYFVSCVLLLTLNWRTSTGVPVPTLSAENCAQCSMLFKSLLLNITELLNSDVLCFGITSDTVVLKSKADTALACAPTLTQNSGCAMQRTSSFSESECLSNIMKDLAYYDSVIKSYLKSPLRDAEQETALLQPTLGIVQSLRKNCSPMLNGGSDSSEEVTAPQWESNTFSNRQEMCKMMRGFHIRTITINRAMGYISSGDHRK, from the exons ATGGCAAACTTTAATTTCT ACTTCGTCAGCTGTGTGCTGCTCCTGACCCTGAACTGGCGCACATCGACGGGAGTCCCGGTGCCCACTCTGAGCGCAGAGAATTGCGCACAATGCTCAATGCTCTTCAAGAGCCTCTTGCTAAACATAACAGAGCTTCTCAACAGT gatgttttgtgttttggcaTCACATCTGATACAGTGGTGCTGAAGAGTAAAGCGGATACAGCACTGGCCTGCGCACCCACGCTGACACAG AATTCAGGTTGCGCAATGCAAAGAACCTCTTCCTTCAGTGAG AGTGAATGTCTAAGTAACATCATGAAGGACTTGGCCTACTATGATTCTGTTATCAAGTCCTACCTCAAGTCCCCACTCAGAGATGCTGAGCAAGAAACTGCACTTCTGCAACCAACCCTGGGAATTGTACAGAGCCTGAGGAAG AACTGCTCCCCAATGCTGAATGGAGGGAGTGACTCTTCAGAG GAGGTCACTGCCCCGCAGTGGGAAAGCAACACTTTCAGCAACAGGCAGGAGATGTGTAAGATGATGAGAGGCTTCCATATCCGAACCATCACCATCAACAGAGCTATGGGCTACATCTCCTCAGGAGACCACAGGAagtaa
- the si:dkeyp-97b10.3 gene encoding uncharacterized protein si:dkeyp-97b10.3 yields MVAEMASCGAACHLEDGDGDIPVPENKDNLTESDNSSSENTGTSTEESSEEEEEDSEACAEKDEGEEDNEEADAEESKNELIPGTEAEVPNGKDERPFKLCCEKCKAIQQSHGNELVTPRRISKGRLQVQLEAEGTYECTVTGLVFEASERVLVRYSVLSWSKFGSFLRDSWKFAGPIFNVDTVNKDASVLKSIQFPHSVCLADPDDEMTFSVLHIKDNRPLIEPTVDHSGSHVKWRVSSLSPVGPIIQKSQPVEHHGVVLVYKQLGNDNNNNNYSFHIYLATNSSSDIKDIAKQVRCYKNRYIRIEKPPTCKLDEGTYRLMSEPEGEIKPEDLKFTLAVTKMKGYFEAFFEQPPPFKLSLIEINTEETVWSAIIREGDCLDTTEKRPRKRTNSRQRSSSPSEEEPDCKRSRQQDMPDGVNMATTQGQDMSDKQLLQVAKQLGKEWKQVAIYLDLSTKELEDIQASEKDVAIQKMKMLVKWKSRRGPGEATVSHLWSILKDLDDLPIEVQQTLRGMMHNRAAK; encoded by the exons ATGGTGGCGGAGATGGCGAGCTGCGGAGCGGCTTGTCACCTGGAGGACGG AGACGGAGATATCCCTGTGCCTGAAAACAAAG ATAATCTGACAGAAAGTGACAACAGTAGTTCAG AGAACACAGGTACATCCACTGAGGAAAgctcagaggaagaggaagaggactCGG AAGCCTGTGCTGAGAaggatgaaggagaagaag ACAATGAAGAAGCCGATGCTGAGGAGTCAAAAAATG AGTTGATCCCTGGAACTGAAGCAGAGGTTCCAAATGGGAAAG ATGAGAGGCCCTTCAAATTAtgctgtgaaaaatgcaaagccaTACAGCAG AGCCATGGCAATGAGCTTGTTACTCCTAGGAGGATCTCTAAGGGACGATTACA ggtgcagctggaagcagagggCACTTATGAGTGTACAGTCACTGGCCTGGTGTTTGAAGCATCAGAGCGGGTCCTTGTGCGGTACTCCGTCTTGTCTTGGTCCAAGTTTGGCTCGTTCCTCCGGGACTCCTGGAAGTTCGCTGGGCCAATATTTAACGTGGACACAGTCAACAAGGATGCGTCCGTCCTTAAGTCCATTCAGTTCCCTCACTCTGTCTGCCTGGCTG ACCCAGATGATGAGATGACATTCAGTGTCCTGCACATAAAGGACAACCGTCCACTCATTGAGCCGACAGTGGACCACTCAGGCAGCCATGTAAAGTGGCGTGTGTCGTCCCTCTCACCCGTGGGTCCCATCATCCAGAAGAGCCAGCCTGTAGAGCACCACGGGGTGGTCCTGGTCTACAAGCAGCTGggcaatgacaacaacaacaacaactacagctTCCACATCTACCTGGCCACCAACAGCTCATCTGAcatcaag GACATAGCCAAGCAGGTGCGGTGCTACAAGAACCGTTACATTCGGATAGAGAAGCCTCCCACTTGTAAACTGGATGAGGGGACGTATCGTCTCATGAGCGAGCCAGAGGGGGAGATCAAACCtgag GATTTGAAATTCACCCTTGCAGTGACTAAGATGAAAGGCTACTTTGAAGCTTTCTTTGAGCAGCCTCCTCCTTTTAAATTGTCTCTCATAGAGATTAACACTGAGGAGACTGTATGGTCCGCCATCATCAGAGAAG GTGACTGTTTGGATACCACAGAAAAAAGGccaagaaaaagaacaaaca gcagacagaggagcagcagccCATCAGAAGAAGAACCGGACTGTAAAAGAAGTCGACAGCAGGACATGCCAG ATGGAGTGAATATGGCAACGACTCAGGGCCAGGACATGTCAGACAAACAGTTACTGCAGGTGGCCAAACAGCTGGGCAAGGAATGGAAGCAGGTGGCCATCTATCTTGACTTGAGCACCAAAGAGCTGGAAGACATCCAGGCATCAGAGAAAGACGTGGCCATACAAAAGATGAAGATGCTAGTGAAGTGGAAGAGCAGGAGGGGGCCGGGAGAGGCCACAGTGTCCCACCTGTGGAGCATTTTGAAGGACCTGGATGACTTGCCAATTGAGGTCCAACAGACACTGCGAG GAATGATGCACAATCGAGCAGCTAAGTGA
- the LOC122984429 gene encoding uncharacterized membrane protein C3orf80: protein MMPRLPCGGRTTCGTTGTFLWACLVSACQALRSCGGVQCGDGQQCCPPIVNGNGNASSAVQCCKLPIHIFFDNVSWFTRKLSGILILLLLFAMGYFIQRIICPRPRRHPHHDRSEEPSLFHGHASASQDSLLDRYPEHRLGGFASPNLPAYDEVKYLPTYEESMQEMHRDRSDDNLLSENERSCQGRVRAAGPRAGEQRRDVLEVSGQQHSPRTSRNSV from the coding sequence ATGATGCCCCGTCTGCCGTGCGGCGGCAGGACGACGTGCGGGACCACTGGCACCTTTTTGTGGGCATGTCTGGTCTCCGCTTGTCAAGCCCTCCGAAGCTGCGGGGGGGTCCAGTGCGGCGATGGGCAACAGTGTTGCCCGCCCATCGTCAACGGGAACGGCAATGCCAGCTCCGCGGTGCAATGCTGCAAGCTTCCCATCCACATCTTCTTCGACAACGTAAGCTGGTTTACGCGGAAGCTGTCGGGCATCCTGATCCTGTTGCTGCTCTTTGCCATGGGCTACTTCATCCAGCGGATCATCTGCCCGCGGCCCCGCCGGCACCCGCACCACGACCGCAGCGAGGAGCCCTCCCTCTTTCACGGGCACGCATCGGCGTCCCAGGACTCCCTGCTGGACCGGTACCCAGAGCACAGGCTCGGTGGCTTCGCCTCTCCGAACCTGCCAGCCTACGACGAGGTCAAATATTTGCCCACGTATGAGGAAAGCATGCAGGAGATGCACAGAGACCGGTCCGATGACAACTTGCTGTCGGAAAACGAGAGGAGCTGTCAGGGCAGAGTGAGAGCAGCCGGACCGAGAGCTGGAGAGCAGAGACGGGATGTCCTGGAGGTGTCAGGACAGCAGCACAGCCCAAGGACATCTCGGAACTCTGTCTGA